GGAGGTCGGCTCGGAGGTGAGCCGGACCAAGGTCGGCGACTTCGTCATCGTGCCGTTCTGCCACTGCGACAACACCTGCCCGCACTGTGTGGCGGGCATGCAGTCCGCGTGCGTGAACCTCGGGATCACCCAGAGCGGCCAGGGGGAGTACGCCCGCGTCACCCAGGCCGACGGCAGCCTCGTCGCCACGGACGGCATGCCCGACGCGAACATGATCCCGTCGCTGCTCGCGCTCACCGACGTGATGGCCACCGGCTGGCACGCCGCCGTCGCCGCCGGCGTGAAGCCCGGCGATACCGCCGTCGTGGTCGGCGACGGAGCCGTCGGTCTCAGCGGCGTGCTGGCGGCCGCCCAGCTCGGGGCGGAGCGGGTGGTGGCGATGTCGCGCCACGAGCCCCGGCAGGAGATCGCCCGCGCCTTCGGCGCCACGGACATCGTCGCCGAGCGCGGCAAGGAGGGCGGCGCCCGCATCATGGAGCTGACCGACGGGGTCGGCGCGGACGCGGTGCTCGAGTGCGTCGGCACCGACCAGGCGATGAAGACGGCGTTCGCCGTCGCCCGTCCGGGCTCGACCGTCGGCTTCGTCGGCGTGCCGCACGGCGTCGAGCTGCCGATCCGCCGGATGTTCCAGAAGAACGTCGGCCTGGCCGGCGGGATGGCCCCGGTGCGCCGCTACCTCCCCGACCTGCTGGAGCGCGTCCTCTCCGGGGCCATCGACCCCGGCCGCGTCTTCGACCTGACGCTGCCCATGGCGGAGTCCGCCGAGGGCTACCGCGCCATGGACGAGCGCCGCGCGATCAAGGTCCTCCTCCAGCCGTGAGTGGGTCCGACAGCCCGCTGGTGCTCGGGCCGCTCCTGCGCCACGTCGACGAGACGTCGGCAGCCGTGTGGGTCGAGACCCGCGACGCGGGCACCGTCACGGTGCGGCGGGGTGAGACGTCCGCCAGCGCCCGGACCTTCGCGGTCCACGGGCACCACTACGCGCTCGTCGAGCTGGGCGACCTGCAGCCCGGGTCGACCGAGGCCTACGCCGTCGAGGTCGACGGCGAGCGGGTCTGGCCCGAGGCCGGCTCTCCCTTCCCGGCTCCCGTGATCGCCACGCTGGAGCCCGGGCGCCCGCTGCACCTGGCCTTCGGGTCGTGCCGCACCTCGGTGTCGCACGACGAGAAGGGCAACGGCACCCACGGCGTCGACGCGCTCCGGGCGTGGGCGCTGCGCGTGGCGGACCACGCCCCGCCGGTCGACCCCGACGACCCGGACCTGGCGCCCGACCGGCTGCCCGACCTCCTGCTCTTCCTCGGCGACCAGGTCTACGCCGACGAGACCACCGAGGCGATGCAGGAGTTCATCGAGTCGCGTCGCGACATCAGCGAGCCGCCGTGGACCGAGCTCCAGGACTTCGAGGAGTACGCCCACCTCTACAAGCTGGCCTGGTCCGACGACGCCAACCGCTGGCTGCTGTCCACCGTCCCGAGCGCGATGATCTTCGACGACCACGACATCCGCGACGACTGGAACACCTCGATGGCCTGGCGTCAGGAGATGGAGGCGACGTCGTGGTGGCACGGCCGCATCGTGGCCGGCCTGGCGTCCTACTGGGTCTACCAGCACCTCGGCAACCTCTCGCCGGCCGACCGGGCCGAGGACGAGATCTACGCCAAGGTGCTCGCGCACGCCGGCGACGACGAGCTCGACCTCGGTGACGTCCTGGACGCCTTCGCCGAGCGGGTCGACCAGCTGCCGTCGACGTACCGCTGGAGCCACACGCGCGACTTCGACACCCAGGCCCGCCTCGTCGTGGTCGACTCGCGGGCGGCCCGCCAGCTCGACCCGGACAGTCGCGCGATGCTCGACCCGGACGAGGCGGCATGGCTCGACCAGCAGCTCCGTGGCGACGTCGACCACCTGTTCATCGGCACGTCACTGCCGTTCCTGCTGGCGCGCGGGCTGCACCACCTCGAGGCGTTCGGCGAGGCGCTGGCCGGCGGCGCCTGGGGTGAGCGGGGCAGCAAGGTGGGCGAGAAGCTGCGCACGACCGTCGACCTGGAGCACTGGGGGGCCTTCCAGCGCAGCTTCCAGGAGCTGGCGCAGCAGACGATGGAGGTGGCGGCGGGGGAGCGCGGCAGGGCCCCGTCCACGGTCACGTTCCTCTCCGGCGACGTGCACCACAGCTATGTCAGCGAGGCCCGCCCGGCCAGGGGCGGCCGGCGCCTTGAGTCCACGGTCCTGCAGGCGGTGTGCTCGCCGATCCGCAACCCGCTGTCGCGCCACACGCGGTTCGCGACGGCCGTGCTGTCGTACGGGGTGGCCGGGCCGGTCGGCCGGCTCGCGTCGCGCTCGACGAAGGTCCCGGACGCGCCGCTGCGCTGGCACTACGCCGAGGGGCCCTGGTTCGACAACAACCTCGCGCTGCTGCGGGTGGCCGGGCGCGGCCTGCGGATGTGGTGGGTGACCGGCGAGGTCGTCGACGACCACGCGCGGCCGCGGCTGGCGAAGGTGGCTGCCTACGAGCTCGACGAGCAGGGGCACCCGCCGCCGCGCGAGGGCGTGGTGCGGAAGGCCCGGCGCCGGCTCAGACGGCGCTGAGGACGCGGTCGCGCCCGTGGGCGCAGTCGCAGGTGTCCGAGCACGGGAGGTAGGTGTGCGGCCCGTGGCCGCAGCCTCCGCACGGACGGTCGTGCGACAGGTGGACCGTGCTGGTCTCGACGGTGTCCCACATGGTGTTGCCCCCACAGCCTGGTGATCCGAGATGGTCTTTCCCCTATGACGTCCACGGTGCCAGCCCATGACGCGGCCCACGGGCGAACACGCCCGGAATTGCCCGATGTGGGGCACGAATGACCCGTTCGGGCCATGCCCGGTGGTCCGTCAGCGCGGTCGCGACCGGCCTAGGATCGGCGCATGGGTGCCGCACGGGTGGTCGAGCTGTCGGCGCAGCAGGCCCGGCGGGTCGCCGTACGCGCCCAGCTGCTGACCGCGCAGCGGCCCACCGACGTCCTCGACGTCGTCCGGCACCTCGGCTTCCTGCAGGTCGACCTGACGAGCGTCGTCGCGCGGCACGCCGACCTCGCGCTGTGGACCCGGCTCGGGAGCACCTACGAGCCGGAGGACCTCGAGGAGCTGGTCGGCAACGGCGCGGTCGTCGAGCACCAGGCGATGCTGCGGCCCAGCGAGGACATCGCGCTGTTCCGCGCCGACATGGACGCCTGGCCCGGCGAGCCCCCGCTCCGGGAGTGGCAGGAGGACGTCCGCGACTGGGTGGCGGCCAACGACGGCTGCCGGCGCGAGATCCTCGCCCTGCTGCGCTCCGAGGGACCCACGGCCGCGCGCGACCTGCCCGACACCTGCGAGGTGCCCTGGCGCTCGACGGGGTGGACCAACAACAAGAACGTGATGAAGCTGCTCGAGTGCCTGGAGGCGCGCGGCGAGGTGGCGGTCGCGTCCCGGGAGGGTCGCGAGCGTCGGTGGGACCTCGCCGAGCGGATCCACCCGGGTGATCCGGCGGTGCCGGCCGAGGAGGCCCACCGCGCCCTCGCGCAACGGCGCCTGCGCGCCCTCGGCGTCGCCCGCCCCCGCGCCCTCGAGGCGTGGCACGAGCCCTACGACGTGCGCGACGTCGGCGAGCCGGCCCGGGTGGAGGGGGTGCGCGGGCTGTGGCAGGTCGACCCGACCCTCCTCGAGGAGGCTGACGGCGCCTGGCGCGGCCGTACGGCGATCCTCTCGCCGCTCGACCGGCTCGTCTTCGACCGCAAGCGCATGGAGGAGCTCTTCGGCTTCGACTACCAGCTGGAGATGTACAAGCCCGCGGCCGCGCGCCGGTGGGGCTACTGGGCGATGCCGGTGCTCGACGGCGACGAGCTCGTCGGGAAGGTCGACGCCACCGCGGACCGGGAGGCGGGCGTGCTGGTCGTCGACGCAGTGCACGAGGACGGCGACTGGTCGCCCGACCGGCGGGCTCGGGTCGACGCGGAGCTGGACGCCCTGGCCGCGTGGCTGGGGCTCGAGGTGGAGCGCGCCTGACACCGTGTGTCGGGACAGTCCTTGTTCGGCTCCACCTGTACGGGAGCGCCCCGGGGTACTCGCGGACACGTGGGGGCGAACATCGACTGACCATCCCTTCCGAGGCCAGCGGCCGCCTCAGGCCGTGCGCACGACGGCGAGGACCGTCTCGTCGGGCGCGTCGCCGACGCAGCCCACGAGCCGGGCGCCGTCGCCCAGCGGGGCGTCCACGACGCGCGCCAGCTCGATCTCCGCCGAGCCGGCACGCACGGTCGTCACGACGCCACTGTGGATGACGGAGTCGACGGCGTCGATCGGGGGGCCGGAGGCCTCGCTCCCGCTGCCGCGGACGTGCATCCGGGCCGGGATGTCGATGCGCGTGCCGCCGTCCTCGAAGAACATCGGTGACTGCTCGGCCCCGGTGAGGACGGCCGTCACAAGGGTGGCGGCCCACACCGGGTCGCCGCAGCCGTCGTAGACCCAGCGCTCGCCGAGCACGGAGTGGTGGGCGGTGGTGACCAGGTGCTCCTCGGCCGCGGGCAGGGGTGCGGCGCGGTAGGTGAGCGGCACCTGCAGGAGAGCCCCGTCCGTGGTGCGCCACAGGAGGGTCTCGACGCCCACCTCGCCGGCGGGGTCGTCGAAGCGGTACTCCGCGACCTTCTCCGCGACGACCAGACCCTCCGCCCAGGTCTGCGTGGGGAGCCACGTCGCGACGGGCTCCTGCTTGGACGGCGTGAGCGTGGCGCGGTGGACGATGCCCATGCCCGGAGCCTAGAGGTCGAGGTCGAGCGCCTCGGCGAGCCGCTCGGGCTCGGCCACGGCGAGGGTGGCCCCCGGGTGCCGGATGGTGGCGGTCGGGTCGATGGCCGGCACCGGCTCGTGGAAGCGCAGGCACAGCGCGCGGTCGCCGTTGGTGGTGAAGGAGACGCCGCGGTCGCTCAGGGACAGGTGCGGCGGGCCTGCGGTCTTCGCGAAGCCGAAGCCGCCGGTGACCTCGGCCCCGGCGATGTTGCTGCGCGGGGTGAGCAGCCGCCTGGGCCCGTAGCGGACGTAGAGCCACGACGGCCCGACCTCGACGGTCGTCGTCCGGGGGGTGATCCCGAACGGGCGGGCGGCGCGGGCGTACGACGGCGCGAAGGCGAAGTCGAAGGAGGTGACCGGCTCGACGGTGGTCTCGCCGCCGGGCTCGCCCACGAGCCCGCGCAGCGCGGCGCCCGCGGGGACCCGGTAGGGCTGGAGCAGCGCGGCGGCGCGGCCGGGCACGCGGAGAAACGCGCGGCTCCCGCCGGCCGGAGCCGCCACGACGTGGTGGTCCATCCCGACCGACACCGGACCGCGTCGCACGGTCCACGACCACGTGCGCAGCTCGGGGTCGACGCGCGTGATCTCGAAGTCGACGGCGACCCCGGCGGGGCCGTGCACGCGGCCCGACGTGCCGACCGCGAGGACCGGGTCGCTCGACTCGACGTGGGTGATCAGCTGAGCCCAGTCCGGCCAGGTGCCGGGGGTGGTGAAGCGTCGCCAGGCCTCACCGGCACTGGCGGGTCCCTGCGCCTCGACGAGCACCGGGGCCCTCCGTCAGAGCTCGACGGTGTCGTTGTCGCCCAGGTCGGGCTTGCTGCGACCGATCAGCCCCTTGGCGAGCTCGATCGCGGAGACGACCTTGCCGGGGGACTCCCAGTACTCCGCGGTGGCGCCGTCGACCTGCAGGAGCACGTTGGTCGGGTCCTCGGGGCCGCCGGTCATGAAGGCGCCGGCCGAGGCGTCCCAGAGCTCCTCGAGCTTGGCCCGGTCGTCGTTGACCCGCGCGGTGCCGGTCAGCGAGACCCAGCCGACGTCGCTGGCGTAGGACACGTTGACCCGCGGGTCGGCCTGGATGGCACGCACCTTGTCGGTGTCGCGCTCGGTGAGGAACCACGTCGTGCCCGGGTGCTCGAAGTCCTGGTTGCCCATCGGGGTCGAGACCAGCGACCCGTCACCGGCGATGTAGGTGAGCACGGCGATGCGGGTCTCCTTCATGATCTCGGCAACGGTCGCGAGCTGGTCGTCATGGGTGGTCATGTCCTCGACACTGGCACGCCGGTCAAGGCGGGCACCCCATCCGGAGGGGCGGGCGGTCACACACCTCCCCAGCGGCGCGTCGTACTGGCAGGATTGCCGCAGCCACGGGGCGGCGGACACGCCGGGAGCGACGAGGGAGACGCGGACGATGACGAGCACACACCCAGCCGACGACCATGCGCTGATCAGGGTCGAGGGCGCGAGGGAGAACAACCTCAAGAACGTGTCGGTGGACCTGCCGAAGCGCCGGCTCAGCGTCTTCACGGGCGTCTCCGGCTCCGGCAAGAGCTCGCTGGTCTTCGCGACCATCGCGGCGGAGTCGCAGCGGATGATCAACGAGACCTACAGCGCCTTCGTGCAGGGGTTCATGCCCTCGCTGTCGCGTCCCGACGTCGACCACCTCGAGGGCCTGACCACGGCGATCATCGTCGACCAGGAGCGGATGGGCGCCAACCCGCGGTCCACCGTCGGCACCGCGACCGACGCCAACGCGATGCTGCGGATCCTCTTCAGCCGGCTCGGGGACCCCTACGTCGGGCCGCCGACGGCGTACTCCTTCAACGTCCCGACCCGCAAGGCGAGCGGGATGATGACGACGGAGAAGGGCGGTCGCACCGAGCGGCGGATCGCCAAGCAGGAGGTCTACCTCGGCGGCATGTGCCCGCGCTGCGAGGGCATGGGCAAGGTCAACGACATCGACCTGACCGCGCTCTACGACGAGGAGAAGTCGCTCTCGGACGGCGCCCTCACCGTGCCCGGCTACTCCATGGACGGGTGGTACGGCCGGCTCTTCGAGGGCATGGGCCTGCCGATGGACAAGCCGATCAAGTCGTTCACCAAGAAGCAGCTCGAGACGATGCTGTGGTCGGAGCCGACCAAGCTCAAGGTGGAGGGCGTCAACCTCACCTTCACCGGCATGATCCCGCAGATCCAGAAGTCGATCCTGTCCAAGGACCCCGAGGCGATGCAGCCGCACATCCGGCGGTTCGTCGACCGGGCGGTGACCTTCCAGACCTGTCCCGAGTGCGAGGGCACGCGGCTCACGCCCGAGGCGCGGAGGTCGAAGATCAACGGCATGTCGATCGCCGACCTGTGCGCGATGCAGATCAGCGACCTCGGCGACTGGGTCCGCGACCTCGACGAGCCGTCGGTCGCGCCGCTGCTCAAGGGCCTGCAGCACCTGCTCGACTCGTTCTCCGAGATCGGCCTGGGCTACCTCTCGCTCGACCGCCCGGCCGGCACCCTGTCCGGTGGCGAGGCGCAGCGCACCAAGATGATCCGTCACCTCGGCTCGTCCCTCACCGACGTCACCTACGTCTTCGACGAGCCCACGATCGGGCTGCACCCGCACGACATCGAGCGGATGAACAACCTGCTGCTCCAGCTGCGCGACAAGGGCAACACCGTGCTGGTGGTCGAGCACAAGCCGGAGACCATCGCGATCGCCGACCACATCGTCGACATCGGCCCCGCCGCGGGCGCTGCGGGCGGCAGCATCTGCTTCGAGGGCGACCTCGAGGGGCTCCGGAGGAGCGGCACGATCACCGGTAAGCACCTCGACGACCGGGCGACGCTGAAGGACACCGTGCGCGAGGCCACCGGGACCATGGAGGTGCGCGGCGCGAGCACGCACAACCTCAAGGACGTCGACGTGGACGTGCCGCTCGGCCTGCTGACCGTCGTCACCGGCGTCGCCGGGTCGGGCAAGAGCTCGCTCATCCACGGCTCGCTCGCCGGGCGCGACGAGGTGATCGTCATCGACCAGGGCGCCATCAAGGGGTCGCGGCGCAGCAACCCGGCGACCTACACCGGGCTGCTCGAGCCGATCCGCAAGGCCTTCGCCAAGGCCAACGGGGTCAAGCCGGCGCTGTTCAGCGCCAACTCCGAGGGCGCGTGCTCGACCTGCAACGGCGCCGGGGTCATCTTCACCGAGCTCGGCCCGATGGCCACCGTCGAGTCGCCGTGCGAGGAGTGCGAGGGGCGCCGGTTCAAGGCCGAGGTCCTGGAGTACACCCTCGGCGGCAAGGACATCGCCGAGGTGCACGAGATGTCGGTCCTCGCCGCGCGCGAGCTCTTCAGCGACGGGGAGGCCAGGATCCCGGCCGCGATGAAGATCCTCGAGCGGCTCGTCGACGTCGGTCTGGGCTACCTCTCGCTGGGCCAGCCCCTGACCACGCTGTCGGGCGGCGAGCGCCAGCGCCTCAAGCTGGCCACGCAGATGGGGGAGAAGGGCGACGTCTACATCCTCGACGAGCCCACCACCGGCCTGCACCTCGCCGACGTGGAGAACCTCCTCGGCCTGCTCGACCGCCTCGTCGACTCCGGCAAGTCGGTCATCGTCATCGAGCACCACCAGGCCGTCATGGCCCACGCCGACTGGATCATCGACATCGGCCCCGGCGCCGGCCACGAGGGCGGCACGATCGTCTACGAGGGCCCGCCGGCCGACATGGTCGCGGCGAAGGAGCCGACGCTCACGGGCAAGCACCTGGCTGCGTACGTCGGCGCGTGATGCTGCTCCTCCACGGGCTCGGCGCCACCGGCGGGGTCTGGCGCGGCGTCCTCCGCCCGCCGCGGGCGCTGGCGCCCGACCTGCCCGGTCACGGCGGCGCTGCCTGGGACCCGCCCTACACCTTCGAGCGGCACGCCGAGGCGGTGCGACCCCTCCTCGAGTCCTTCGACCACCCGGTGCCGGTGCTCGGACACTCGATGGGCGGCGTGGTCGCGCTCGCCCTGGCCGCGCTGGCGCCCGAGCGGGTGACCGCCGTGGTGGCGCTCGGCGTGAAGGTGTCGTGGCCGCCCGAGGACGCGGCGCGGGCGGTGGCGACGGGCGAGCGTCCGGTGACGGCCTACGACACGCGCGAGCAGGCGGTCGACCGGTTCCTGCGCGTCTCCGGCCTCGCCGGGCTGGTGCCCGCCGACGACCCGATGGTGGACACCGCCGTCGTGGACCGCAGCGCCGCGGGAGAGGGGAGTGGCTGGCGGCTCGCGCAGGACCCGCGCACGTTCGCCGTCGGCGTGCCCGACATGGCCGGCCTGCTCGCCGCCGTCGCGTGCCCGGTCGTGCTCGCCCGCGGCCAGCACGACCCGATGGTCACCGCGCAGGACCTCGAAGGGCTGGTGACCGACCCGGTGAGCCTGCCGGGGCTGGGGCACAACGCCCACGTCGAGGACCCGTCGGCGGTGCTCGCCCTGGTCCCGTGAGCACGACTGACGGCCCGGGCGACTGCGCAGCAGGGCCTCAGACCTGGCAGACCGGGCACCAGTAGAGCCGGCGGGCCGCGATCTCGCCGTCCTGGACCGGCGTGCCGCAGATGCGGCAGGGCAGGTCGGTGCGGCGGTAGACGTAGTGCGCGTCCTCGCGGCGCGGCCGGCCCGAGGGGCGTTCGCGGTCCTCGGGGAGCGTCGTGACGATGCGACCCGCGCGGACCCCGGCGCGCAGCAGCACCACCAGGTCGTCCCACAGCGCGTGGAGGACGGCGGCGTCGTGGTCGCGGCCGGGCCGGAACGGGTCGAGGCGGTGGCGGAACAGGACCTCGGCCCGGTAGACGTTGCCGACACCGGCGACGACCGACTGGTCCATCAGCAGGGTCGCGATCGGGGCGCGGCTGCGCAGCACCCGGGCCACGAACGCCTCGACGTCCGGGCGTCGCCGCAGCGGGTCGGGACCGAGGCGGGCCAGGATGCGCCCGCGCTCGTCGTCGGTGAGCACCTCGCACGCCGTCGGGCCACGCAGCTCGAGCCAGTGACCGCCGCCGACCAGCCGCAGCCGCAGGGCGCCCCGGGGCGCCGGTGCGGGCAGCGTGCCGTCCCGGAACGTGCCGTAGAGGCCGAGGTGGACGTGGAGCCACAGGTCGTCGTAGCGGTGGAAGAGGTGCTTGCCCCAGGCGTCGGTGGCGCTCAGCGCGCGGCCGTCGAGCAGGCGCGCGCCGTCCTCGAACCTGCCCTGGGGGCTGTCGGCCGAGACGTGCCGGCCCCCGATGAGGCGGGCGTGTCGTCGGGCGAGTCGGTGGATGGTGTGTCCTTCTGGCACGGACCGATCGTTGCCGACGCCGACAAGCGAGCAGCCACCGGCGCCCGCCCCGGGACCTGCGAGCATGGCTGCATGAGCCCGACGGACCCCGCTCCCGGCGACACCTCCGACCTGCGGTCGACGGTGGCGACACGTCCCGTCGTCCTCGACGGCGGGCTGGCGACCCTGCTCGAGCGGCACGGCCACGACCTGTCCAGCCACCTCTGGTCGGCGCGGCTGCTGCGCGACGACCCGGCCGCCATCGAGGACGCCCACCGCGAGTTCTTCGCCGCGGGCGCCGAGGTGGCCACGACCGCTTCCTACCAGGTGTCGTTCGAGGGCTTCGGCACCGAGGGCGTGGACCGTGGCGAGGTCGAGCGGCTGCTGCGCCGCAGCGTGGCGCTGGCGGCTGCGGCGCGCGACGAGGCCGCACCGGGCGGCTGGGTGGCCGCCTCGGTCGGGCCGTACGGCGCCGTGCTGGCCGACGGCTCGGAGTACCGCGGCGACTACGGCCTGGACGTGGCCGCGCTGCGCGCGTTCCACCGGCCCCGGCTCGACGTCCTGGCCTCGACCGTCGGTGCGGGCGCCGACGTGCTGGCGGTCGAGACTGTCCCGTGCCTCGCCGAGGTCGAGGCCGTGCTGGCCGAGCTCGACGGCAGCGGCGTGCCGGCGTGGCTGTCGCTGTCCGCGAGCGAGGGTCGCACGCGGGCGGGGGAGCCGCTCGAGGAGGCGTTCGCGATGGCGGCCGACGTCGCCGAGGTCCTCGCGGTGGGCGTCAACTGCACGACCCCGGCCGACACGGGAGCCGCCGTGGAGGCCGCCGGTGCGCACAAGCCAGCCGTCGTCTACCCCAACTCGGGCCAGTCCTGGGACGCCGAGGTCCGGGCCTGGACCGGTCGCTCGGCGTTCCACCCCGAGGACGTCTCGGCGTGGGTCGCCGCCGGCGCCCGGCTCGTGGGCGGCTGCTGCCGGGTCGGCCCGGAGGACATCGCGTCGCTGCGGGAGGCGCTCGCCGGCTCCGCCTGAGCCGCCCGTCGGTGTCGCGGGAGTCGGTCCGAGGTCGGCCCGACGTCAGTCCGAGGTCAGCACGACGAGCTGCTGCGTCGCGCGGGTCATCGCGACGTACCGGTCGACCGCGCCGGTGATCCCGTCCCCGAGCCGCTCCGGGTCGACGAGCACGACCATGTCGAACTCCAGGCCCTTGGCGGTCTCCGGCGTCAGCGACCGGACCCGACCGCCGAACGCCCGCTCGAGCGTGGCGTCCCGGCTGTTGTCGCGGGATGCGTCGATGACCACGGCGGTGCCGTCGTGCGCGGCCAGCCAGCCGGCGAGGATCGCGTCGAGATCGGCGGCGGGGGAGTGGAGCACCGGCACGCCGCTCTCGCGGATCGACGTGGGGACGTTGGCCTCCGGCAGCGCGGCGCGGATGACCGGCTCGGCCTCGGCCATCACCTCAGCGGGCGTGCGGTAGTTGACGGTCAGTGGGGCGACCGTGGCGTGCGGCAGGCCGATCCGTGCGAGCCGTTCGCCCCAGGACTCGGTGAAGCCGCGGCGCGCCTGCGCGCGGTCGCCGACGATCGTGAAGCTGCGCGACGGGTTGCGCCGCAGGAGCACCTGCCACTCGGCGTCGGTCAGCTCCTGCGCCTCGTCGACCACCACGTGCGCGAACGGCCCGGCCAGCAGGTCGGCGTGGGCGGTGGGCAGCGCGCCGTCGTCCACGAGGGCCGTGCGGAGGTCGTGGTGGACGAGCATCGACACCAGCCCGTCGCCGTACTCGTCCGCACCGCTCTCGCGCGCCGTCGTGCGCAGGTCGTCGACGACCTCGTCCATCCGGGCGCGCTCGCGCGCCACGGCAGCGTGCGTACGACGCCGGCGGCGCGACGCCTCGGGGTCGCCGAGCCGCAGCCGCGCGGCGTCGAGCAGCGGCAGGTCGGCGTACGTCCACGCCTCGCCCTCGGCCCGGCGCAGCGCGGTGACCTCCTCGGGCGCCAGCCAGGGCGCGCAATGGCGGAGGTAGGCGGGGACGGACCACAGGTCGCCGACCACGTCGGTGTGCTCGAGCAGCGGCCACGCCCGGTCGACGGCGTCGCGCAGCGCGCCGTGCCGGTCGAGCACGCGCCGGAGGGCGTCGGGGGAGACGTCGTCGAGGGCATCGCCCAGCTTGTCCACAAGGATGGTGAGGACGGCGTCCCAGACGTCGTCGCGAGCCAGGTTGTGCGGTGTGCCCGGATCGGGGGAGGCGAAGGCCTCGGCCCACTCCGCGACGGTGAGCCGGACGTCGGCCCACGGCGTCTCGACCAGCATCGGTTCGGTGGGCGGCTCCTCGTGCAGCGCGACGGCCGGCTCGATGGCGGCGACCATCCTGACGTCGGCCTTGAGCGACGCCACGTGCGGGTCGGCCTCGGGGACGGCGCCCGCGGACTCGGGGACGAGGTCGCGGACGGTGCAGGTCTCCACGCCGTCCTCGCCGAGGCTGGGCAGGACGTCGCTGACGTAGGCGAGGTAGGGCTGGTGGGGCCCGACGAAGAGGACGCCACCGCGGCGGTGCCCGAGCCGGGGGTCGGCGTGGAGCAGGTAGGCCGTGCGGTGCAGCGCGACGACCGTCTTGCCGGTGCCCGGCCCGCC
This genomic stretch from Nocardioides renjunii harbors:
- a CDS encoding zinc-dependent alcohol dehydrogenase family protein encodes the protein MRATTIHAPGDIRFEEVPDPTIEEPTDAIIKVVAGCICGSDLWPYRGENDVDPGTTIGHECVGVVEEVGSEVSRTKVGDFVIVPFCHCDNTCPHCVAGMQSACVNLGITQSGQGEYARVTQADGSLVATDGMPDANMIPSLLALTDVMATGWHAAVAAGVKPGDTAVVVGDGAVGLSGVLAAAQLGAERVVAMSRHEPRQEIARAFGATDIVAERGKEGGARIMELTDGVGADAVLECVGTDQAMKTAFAVARPGSTVGFVGVPHGVELPIRRMFQKNVGLAGGMAPVRRYLPDLLERVLSGAIDPGRVFDLTLPMAESAEGYRAMDERRAIKVLLQP
- a CDS encoding alkaline phosphatase D family protein; the encoded protein is MSGSDSPLVLGPLLRHVDETSAAVWVETRDAGTVTVRRGETSASARTFAVHGHHYALVELGDLQPGSTEAYAVEVDGERVWPEAGSPFPAPVIATLEPGRPLHLAFGSCRTSVSHDEKGNGTHGVDALRAWALRVADHAPPVDPDDPDLAPDRLPDLLLFLGDQVYADETTEAMQEFIESRRDISEPPWTELQDFEEYAHLYKLAWSDDANRWLLSTVPSAMIFDDHDIRDDWNTSMAWRQEMEATSWWHGRIVAGLASYWVYQHLGNLSPADRAEDEIYAKVLAHAGDDELDLGDVLDAFAERVDQLPSTYRWSHTRDFDTQARLVVVDSRAARQLDPDSRAMLDPDEAAWLDQQLRGDVDHLFIGTSLPFLLARGLHHLEAFGEALAGGAWGERGSKVGEKLRTTVDLEHWGAFQRSFQELAQQTMEVAAGERGRAPSTVTFLSGDVHHSYVSEARPARGGRRLESTVLQAVCSPIRNPLSRHTRFATAVLSYGVAGPVGRLASRSTKVPDAPLRWHYAEGPWFDNNLALLRVAGRGLRMWWVTGEVVDDHARPRLAKVAAYELDEQGHPPPREGVVRKARRRLRRR
- a CDS encoding DNA glycosylase AlkZ-like family protein: MGAARVVELSAQQARRVAVRAQLLTAQRPTDVLDVVRHLGFLQVDLTSVVARHADLALWTRLGSTYEPEDLEELVGNGAVVEHQAMLRPSEDIALFRADMDAWPGEPPLREWQEDVRDWVAANDGCRREILALLRSEGPTAARDLPDTCEVPWRSTGWTNNKNVMKLLECLEARGEVAVASREGRERRWDLAERIHPGDPAVPAEEAHRALAQRRLRALGVARPRALEAWHEPYDVRDVGEPARVEGVRGLWQVDPTLLEEADGAWRGRTAILSPLDRLVFDRKRMEELFGFDYQLEMYKPAAARRWGYWAMPVLDGDELVGKVDATADREAGVLVVDAVHEDGDWSPDRRARVDAELDALAAWLGLEVERA
- a CDS encoding CG0192-related protein; this translates as MGIVHRATLTPSKQEPVATWLPTQTWAEGLVVAEKVAEYRFDDPAGEVGVETLLWRTTDGALLQVPLTYRAAPLPAAEEHLVTTAHHSVLGERWVYDGCGDPVWAATLVTAVLTGAEQSPMFFEDGGTRIDIPARMHVRGSGSEASGPPIDAVDSVIHSGVVTTVRAGSAEIELARVVDAPLGDGARLVGCVGDAPDETVLAVVRTA
- a CDS encoding SRPBCC family protein, giving the protein MLVEAQGPASAGEAWRRFTTPGTWPDWAQLITHVESSDPVLAVGTSGRVHGPAGVAVDFEITRVDPELRTWSWTVRRGPVSVGMDHHVVAAPAGGSRAFLRVPGRAAALLQPYRVPAGAALRGLVGEPGGETTVEPVTSFDFAFAPSYARAARPFGITPRTTTVEVGPSWLYVRYGPRRLLTPRSNIAGAEVTGGFGFAKTAGPPHLSLSDRGVSFTTNGDRALCLRFHEPVPAIDPTATIRHPGATLAVAEPERLAEALDLDL
- a CDS encoding pyridoxamine 5'-phosphate oxidase family protein produces the protein MTTHDDQLATVAEIMKETRIAVLTYIAGDGSLVSTPMGNQDFEHPGTTWFLTERDTDKVRAIQADPRVNVSYASDVGWVSLTGTARVNDDRAKLEELWDASAGAFMTGGPEDPTNVLLQVDGATAEYWESPGKVVSAIELAKGLIGRSKPDLGDNDTVEL
- a CDS encoding excinuclease ABC subunit UvrA, yielding MTSTHPADDHALIRVEGARENNLKNVSVDLPKRRLSVFTGVSGSGKSSLVFATIAAESQRMINETYSAFVQGFMPSLSRPDVDHLEGLTTAIIVDQERMGANPRSTVGTATDANAMLRILFSRLGDPYVGPPTAYSFNVPTRKASGMMTTEKGGRTERRIAKQEVYLGGMCPRCEGMGKVNDIDLTALYDEEKSLSDGALTVPGYSMDGWYGRLFEGMGLPMDKPIKSFTKKQLETMLWSEPTKLKVEGVNLTFTGMIPQIQKSILSKDPEAMQPHIRRFVDRAVTFQTCPECEGTRLTPEARRSKINGMSIADLCAMQISDLGDWVRDLDEPSVAPLLKGLQHLLDSFSEIGLGYLSLDRPAGTLSGGEAQRTKMIRHLGSSLTDVTYVFDEPTIGLHPHDIERMNNLLLQLRDKGNTVLVVEHKPETIAIADHIVDIGPAAGAAGGSICFEGDLEGLRRSGTITGKHLDDRATLKDTVREATGTMEVRGASTHNLKDVDVDVPLGLLTVVTGVAGSGKSSLIHGSLAGRDEVIVIDQGAIKGSRRSNPATYTGLLEPIRKAFAKANGVKPALFSANSEGACSTCNGAGVIFTELGPMATVESPCEECEGRRFKAEVLEYTLGGKDIAEVHEMSVLAARELFSDGEARIPAAMKILERLVDVGLGYLSLGQPLTTLSGGERQRLKLATQMGEKGDVYILDEPTTGLHLADVENLLGLLDRLVDSGKSVIVIEHHQAVMAHADWIIDIGPGAGHEGGTIVYEGPPADMVAAKEPTLTGKHLAAYVGA
- a CDS encoding alpha/beta fold hydrolase, yielding MLLLHGLGATGGVWRGVLRPPRALAPDLPGHGGAAWDPPYTFERHAEAVRPLLESFDHPVPVLGHSMGGVVALALAALAPERVTAVVALGVKVSWPPEDAARAVATGERPVTAYDTREQAVDRFLRVSGLAGLVPADDPMVDTAVVDRSAAGEGSGWRLAQDPRTFAVGVPDMAGLLAAVACPVVLARGQHDPMVTAQDLEGLVTDPVSLPGLGHNAHVEDPSAVLALVP